cctaaacgatatcttaaccgccatcgataagaaacaatactgtgcagccgtattcattgacctggccaaggctttcaactctgtcagtcgccacatcctcattggcagactcgatagccttggtttctcaaatgattacctcgcctggttcaccaactacttctctgatagagatcagtgtgtcaaatcggagggcctgttgtccgagcctctggcagtctctatgagggtgccacagggttcaattcttggaccgactctcttctctgtatacatcaacgatgtcactcttgctgctggtgagtctctgatccacctctacgcagacgacaccattctgtatacttctgacccttgTTTGGACACTAacacgagcttcaatgccatacaactctccttccgtggcctccaattgctcttaaatacaagtaaaactaaatgcatgctcttcaaccgatcgctgcctgcacctgcctcgcttcatactcgtcgccaaacccactggctccaggtcatctacaagaccctgctaagtaaagtccccccttatctcagctcgctggtcaccatagctgcacccacctgtagcacgtgctccagcaggtatatctctctggtcacccacaAAACCAAATCTTCCTTTgttcgcctctccttccagttctctgctgccaatgactggaacaaactacaaaaatctctgaaattggtaacacttatctccctcactagctttaagcaccagctgtcagcgcagctcacagattactgcacctgtacatagcccatctataatttgcCCAAagaactacctctccccctactatatttattcatttatttttctccccattatttctatctctactttgcacattcttccactgcaaatctaccattccagtgttttacttgctatattgtatttacttcgccaccatggccttttttttttgcctttacctcccttatctcacctaatttgctcacattgtatatatacttatttttctactgtattattgactgtatgtttgttttactccatgtgtaactctgtgtttttgtatgtgtcgaactgctttgctttatcttggccaagtcacaattgtaaatgagaacttgttctcaacttgcctacctggttaaataaaggttaaatacatttttttttaaataacttgtaAAATTCTGTCAGAATTCCATTAATGCCTGGGgatttattgttctttagatgtttgatagacTCAATAATCTCTTCAACTATGATgggttcatcacactgtttagattctatatcactgatagagtgaacattattcagtgagtctaaaaacatatctgtggattcctgacagtatgtagagctatacaattttctgtaaaaatGGCTACAGTAGTTAGCCATTCATTTTTGGTCATCTGTAATAATACCATCACTGTTTTAAATTATGGATAGTGTTATTTGTAGAGTGACATTTCTCAAGTCTAAAGAAATAGTGTGAATTCTGTTCTCCCTCATCAATACATTTTTTCCTAGATCTAACAAAGGCGCCTTCTGCTTTTAATCTATAGATATTATCCAGTTGATTAAATCTATAGatattatccagttgatttaatctatagatattatccagttgatttaatctatagatattatccagttgatttaatctatagatattatccagttgatttaatctatagatattatccagttgatttaatctatagatattatccagttgatttaatctatagatattatccagttgatttaatctatagatattatccagttgatttaatctatagatattatccagttgatttaatctatagatattatccagttgatttaatctatagatattatccagttgatttaatctatagatattatccagttgattaaatctatatatattatccagttgGTTTAATCTATAGatattatccagttgatttaatctatagatattatccagttgatttaatctatagatattatccagttgatttaatctATAGATATTATCCAGTTGATTAAATCTATagatattatccagtttatttaatctatagatattatccagttgatttaatctatagatattatccagttgatttaatctATAGATATTATCCAGTTGATTTTGTAACTCAATCAGTTCCACGTTCTCTTCCCCCAAGACTGGCTGGGGACCTCTGAGAAATGGAAGTTATCCTAACCATtaccttttcctcctcagctcATCTGGTTTTAGCCAGATTGCTACCAGATTGTTGAAGCTATTTGGTCACTTCAAATTTAAAGAGCTGTCAGTTCTTGAAATAAGATTTTTCTGCACAAGCTGTTTCCtgtgaggacagacgctgggagacgagaagcaagtacagggagtgaatatttaataaatgacggacatgaaacaaaacaaggaCAGGGGGAACAAAACGACATTAATGCAGATGGAGaagaaactgaggaagtgacagatatatGGGAGGCAATCAATAAGGTAaaagagtccaggtgagtccctTGAAGCGCTgatgtgcgtaacgatggtgacaggtgtacgTAATGATGGGCCtgctggcgccctcgagcgccagagaaggggagcgggagcagacgtgacagtttCCCAAAAGTGTGAGCAAAGACCTTTAACCTCAAActtaactatatcattatttaataatgagctatttagcttacagtaggatgctctaccaaggttaatATCATGGGTAAATGTTTTTACATCAATGTAAATAGCCCTATCGTCCTATAGTTCCCCTCATAGCCGCATTTCACATAGACTATAATGGAGAATAGTTTTAGGCTGTTTGTAATTTTTCCATTAGGCCTAATAAATGGTTTGTTAACCATTAATAAACTGTAAAGTATGACatctttttttcttattttttccaGAAGTGGGCATGTATGAACCGTTTAATTTAGGACGTAATAATAATGAACAACAGCCTGTATACATGTTTTTACTTTATTTAATGGTGTCAAAAATGAATAATTCTTTATAATAGTAATGTTAAAAGGCagtttatgtttttttgttttgtttttatcgGAGTAGGGCAATAGGCTAAGACATTGAGCTACATTGGTGTAGGCCTATGTTGGAACTACTGTCATTGCTTATCGAGCCTACACAAATACTCATTGTAGATACTGTATGACCATTATATTCTGTCTATATATTTTGTTTATTGTTGTCAGCGCCATTCCACCAGGTCAAATTCCTggtaaatgtaaatgtacttgaagaataaaggtgattctgattctgaTATTGTTTCAATGAGATTTAGATTGGTTGTTCTGTTCAAACGGTGCTCTTATGTTTTCACCGCCAGTGTAGTAATTTATAGGCAAACCGTACTACAACACAGTATCCACCATTCCTGCTTTGTGAAATTGCATGTACCCATTCAGTAGTACAACTCCTGAATAATATATGAATTTGCAGGTATTGTAGATGCGTGTATATAGGCTATAACCTACCCTAAGAAACACACTCACATATTTTGCTTGATTTTGCTCATGATTTGCAACATACAATTCCATCACCTTGATTTAATTAATGCAGTAGTAATTCTACTCATACTGAACAAGAAAAAACATTGCACTTGCAATAAATGATTACCTACAAAACAACTCCTGTTCAGAAAATTATTGAATTAGGGGGCAATTATTTTCATGTTGGTTGATAGTGTTAAATCCAAATGGTATTGTCAATTGCAATATTGCAAAAACCACGAGTTGGTGTGAAGACTCGTTACACAACATGAATAAGTTGTAGGCTATACGTTTCAAGATGCAATGTGATTAGGAAATTGATCAACATTTCCACTTTTCAACAGTGGTGAAAAGTACTTGGGTAAAAATACTCTAAagcactacttaagtagtttttcggggtatctgtactttactttaatatttatattttgacaacttttacttcactacattcctaaagaaaataatgtactttttactccatacattttccctgaaacccaaaagtactcgttacattttttattcttaacaggacattaaaaccatacctgagtaaaagtaaagataccttaatagaaaaggacTCAAGTAGAAGTAAAAGTCAACCAGTAAAACATACTTGAGCAAAAGTATAAAataatttggtttaaaatatacttaagtaaagtaaaagtataaatcatttcaaactcCTTATACctagcaaaccagatggcacctttttcttgttttttttatttacggaaagccacgggcacactccaacattcagacataatttacaaacgaagcatgtgtgtttagtgaactccaacattcagacataatttacaaacgaagcatgtgtgtttagtgagtccgccagataagAGGGAGTGGGAATGTCCAGGGATGATAAATGcgtgaatttgactattttcctgtcctgctaagcagtCAAAAtgcaacgagtacttttgggtgtcaaggaaaatgtatggagtaaaaagtacccCAAAAAAgaaacttaagtagtactttaaagtatttttacttaagcacTGCTTCCATGCACCTAATCCAGGTTTTTTCAACAGTTTTCTGTGCAGGCTATAGCAGTTTGTTTGGGGAGCCTGCGCGCGCGGAGGAGAGACGTGGGGgaaaagggagagcgagagtgagagtcAGAAGACAGCATCAGAAAACCACCAGCATGGGGTATTGGTATTTATAGTGATAAGACCAATGCCCATCTTTTCTCGTCTTCATTCTTCAAAGGACACGCATCGGTCTCTTATTCCGGATGTAAATAATGCTCAAGTTGACCTAACTTAAATAGTTTGCGGAAGATTCATCAGTGGGGCTCGACAGCGGTGCTTGTCTCTCATTTGAAGCGTTGGGTCTAATGGGAGTCGATATAGCTTTATTCTTCACACTCCGACGGGGGTGGTGAATTGCGAATAACGCGCCTGGTCTCTTTTTTCCTTGACCATTGATTTTTGCAATGCGAGCTTGTTCGACTCTGCTGTGTCTTTAGGCATTAAGAGGATTTTCTCCATCGCTGTTTAATCACGCTTCGGTCTTGAATTGATTAATTTGGAAACCATTTGGACTACATAACATCCAGACACCTGGACCTTTTGATTGACTACCAGGGGAGACAGTGCTGACCTTTGTGTGGACTCTTACGTGTAAGATTTTTGTTTGTTCTCTATCTTTCAGAGACAACGGAGTGTTCTTATCAAAACAGTTGCTGAGGAATCATTGACGAagatagggggagatagagacgAGGGGAATACGAGATAACGCCAGTGGTGGGGGAACATGCTGCCTTCGCAAGATGCTTCCAAGATTTACCATGACAACTACATGCGGAACTCGCGGGCCATTGGGGTTCTGTGGGCTATATTCACCATATGTTTGGCCATTATTAACGTAGTGGTGTTTATTCTGCCCTACTGGATTGGGGACAGCGTGAACACCCCACACGCAGGCTATTTCGGCTTGTTCCACTACTGCGTGGGCACTGGAAACTCCAACCGGGAGCTCACTTGCCAAGGAACCTTCGCCGAATTCAGCGGCATCCCCTCGAGCGCGTTCAAAGCTGCCTCCTTCTTCGtgttgctgtccatggtgctaaTCTTGGGTTGTATTGCCTGCTTCACCCTTTTCTTATTCTGCAACACTGCCACTGTCTACAAGACGTGCGCCTGGATGCAGCTGCTATGCGGTAAGTGATTGGCGTTTGGGTAGCCACCTCCACGGATGGGCGCAATGCATTCATGCATTCTGCTCACGAACATTGATGGGTCAATTACTTTACACACTGTTCGTTGACGCGTGAGTGTACTGttgcagcctgtgtgtgtgtgtgtgtgtgtgtgtgggtgtgggtgggtgtgggtggggggggggggggggggggcgtccaTTTAGCCATAGCCTACATCATGCATGATTTAATTCCTGATATTTTTCACATTATATTTTTTAAGTTAATTTGGTTCTTATCATTTTATAATTCTGTGTGTAATGCCAATGACACTAGTGTAGGACCATATGGCAACAATGGATCAGACAATTGAAAGAGAAAATATGATTTTCTTTTTTGACTAGTTTTGAATGGAACCCAGTGAAGGACGTGTAAAGCAAAACAGTGGTTTGCCTGGCATCAATGAGGCCGTATGAGCTCTTGTCATGCTCTGTCAtgctctgtttcacctgtctttgtgattgtctccacccacctctaagtgtctcctgttttccccattagtccccggtgtatttatccctgtgtttcctgtctcttgtgtttcctgtctctctctgacagttcgtcttgttttgccaagtcaaccagcgttttgccTAGTTCCTAGTTTTTtcctagccctcctggttttgacccttgcctgtcctgacgccGAACCCGCTTGCCtgacctctcttcctgttctGATCTCGAGCCTGGCTAtcccctggtactgtttggagtctgacctggtttatgaactcttgcctgtccccgacctgccttttgcctacacttttgttataataaatatcagagccCAACCACCTACCTCCTTTGTCTGCATtcgggtctcgccttgtgcccttatagctctatttgttgttgtttcttttaCTGAGAGAATTCTGACAAAAACAGGAATAACTGTGACAGCAGTTTTGTTTGTTTGGGATCTCTGGCCTTGGTTTATAGAGGGAACCGATTATTTCAGCTCAGGTGTCACGTACCTGCCACACACACGCCAATTCACATACATGTATGCGCTCTGTCGCACAGAAGCCCCTCACTGATCTCTAATTGCACAACCTCCAAATGAATTATACATTGTGCAAATAAATGCGCTCTAAATGTGTGTAGCCCTAGGCTCTATGTCagcatagagacaaagtggagtcacaattcaactgctcacacaagacatatgtggcagggtctagagacaattacggactacaaaaagaaaaagaaaaagaaaaaagaaaatcagccacatcacagacactgacgtcttgcttccagacaaactaaacaccttctttgctcgctttgaggataatacaatgCCACTGACGCGAcccactaccaaggactgtgggctttcCTTCTCCGTGGTCGACGTGAATAAGACAtataaacgtgttaaccctcgtaaggctgccggtccagacggcgcttcttcaacctcaggaggctgaagaaattaggcttgtcacctaaaaccctcacaaacttttacagatgcacaattgagagcatcctgtcaggctgcatcacctcctggtacggcaacagcaccgcccacaactgcaaggctctagagggtggtgcggtctgcacaaatCATCACCAGGGGTGAACTACCTGCACTCCAGGATACCTatagcacccaatgtcacaggaatgctaaaaagatcatcaaggacaacaaccacccaagccattgcctgttcaccccgttaccatccagaaggcgaggtcagtacagatgcatcaaagctgggaccgagagactgaaaaacagcttctatctcaaggccatcagactgttaaacagccatcactaacacagataGGCTGCTGCTTAAATACAGTCTTGAAATCATTGgctactttaataaatggatcactagtcactttaataatgcgactttaataatgtttacatatcttgcactactcatctcatatgtatatactgtgttttataccatctattgcatcttgcctatgctgctcggtcatcgctcatccacatatttatatttatatattcttattccattcctttacttagatttgtgtgtattaggtagttgttgtggaattgttagattacttgttagatattgctgcactgttggaactagaagcacaagcattttgctacccttgcaataacatctgctagccatgtgtatttgaccaatacaatttgatgtgATGATTTGACATAaaattgaatgtttttttttacggTACTCCTATAACTGTTTCATCCTCTCGTGCCGAACCAAACCAAACTATGTTGGCTTAGATATTTAACTTTCACCTTGCCCTTTTCTGTAGGGTTTCAACTACTACAGTATGGTGGGCCAacacagtacagcttggtttggctcTGTAGTTTGAAATGTTCTCTACAGCTGCATATTATTTTCCTATTTTCCCCCTCTCACTCCATCGACCCTACTCCCTTCCCTCAGGTCTAGCCCTTGTCGCGGTGGCATTGTTTTCCCAGGATGCATTGTGTGTAGCATCAGGTCGGCAGACGGTGTGAAACTGTGGCTGAACTAACTGTGCTTTAGCTTCATGCTTGCTTTTTCTCTCACCGGGAACAAACTCGGAGGACTGTTTGTTCTCGGCTTTTGGCACTTATACCTCCCTTTCTTTTTAAATGTAGTCAACCGTTTTTCTTAGAAGACTACCTTTGCATCTACCCAAAACAGAGCTGCTCTTGCAGGAGTAATGACTCTATGTATTAACCTTCCTCATACGTAGGCTACATAGGTCATTTTGTTTCCGTAAGCACTTCATAACTACATCCCTTCTGTACCAAATTACAGCTGGCTTCAGTCTTGAGATGTACCAAATTACAGCTGGCTTCAGTCTTGAGATGTACCAAATTACAGCTGGCTTCAGTCTTGAGATGTACCAAATTACAGCTGGCTTCAGTCTTGAGATGTACCAAATTACAGCTGGCTTCAGTCTTGAGATGTACCAAATTACAGCTGGCTTCAGTCTTGAGATGTACCAAATTACAGCTGGCTTCAGTCTTGAGATGTACCAAATTACAGCTGGCTTCAGTCTTGAGATGTACCAAATTACAGCTCGCTTCAGTCTTGAGATGTACCAAATTACAGCTGGCTTCAGTCTTGAGATGTACCAAATTACAGCTGGCTTCAGTCTTGAGATGTACCAAATTACAGCTGGCTTCAGTCTTGAGATGTACCAAATTACAGCTGGCTTCAGTCTTGAGATGTACCAAATTACAGCTCGCTTCAGTCTTGAGAGCAGCAATTTCTTTTTTAAAtggtacatttttatttcacctttatgtaaccaggtaaactagttgagaacaatAGGCTTCCGTAAGAGAATGGAGGGTAGAATACAACAAGGTATGCTCGACCGGTGTTGGCCTATGACATTCCTTAAAAAGTCCAAATCAAACGAGTCGAACAACATTCTTTTAAAATATACTGTGTATTTCtgtgaatgtatttttttaaactggcaACCGTTTGTCATGCTGACACAAGCTCATAAGCTCATGATCTATAAAAGATAGGCCACATAGGTGGTTTGCTGGGTCAGTGCAAAATAGTGAAGTGCAGACAAATTCCATTAGATATTGACTGTCGGCTCCAAAGGTGTCAGGAAGAGCACAGACGGGCTCCCAATGACAGGTTTCCACACTGGGTAGTATGAGTGGCTTAGGATACTATtttacaaacacagagagagcatgtttacattgccaaagcaagtgaaatagaaaagaaactaaagtgaaataaacaatacaaaaataacagtaaacattacacttacaaaagctccaaaagaataaagacatttcaaatgtcatgttatGTATTTATGTACACAGTATTATAAACAGTTGTATACAATATATACAGTCTTGTAATGATGTGtgtacactctctctctacctctctctctctgtgttactctctctctctctctgtgttactctctctctctgtgttactcTCTCTCAGTGTTACTtttcctctctgtgtttctcactcactcattcactcactcactcactcactctggtctaattccctgagatctggatcttctctggaaaatcattattttagtctttttggggtttactgccaggtttactgccttctctctctctctctctctctctctctttctctctctctcattctctctctctctgtgtttctctctctctctctctctctctctctctctcattctcattctctctctctgtgtgtttctctctctctcattctctctctctcactgtattaCTCACTCTCTGTTAatttctttctctgtgtgttactctctctctctgtgttattctctctctctgtgttattctctctctgtgttactctctctctgcgtgttactgtctctatgtgttactctctctctctctctctgttactctctctctgtgttactctttctgtctgtgttactctctctctctctgtgttaccctctctctctgttactctctttctctctgtgttactTTCTCTgtgtgttactctctctctctatctctctgttactcttcctctctgggttactctctctctctctctgtgtttctctctctctgtgtcactctctctgtctct
This is a stretch of genomic DNA from Oncorhynchus mykiss isolate Arlee chromosome 7, USDA_OmykA_1.1, whole genome shotgun sequence. It encodes these proteins:
- the LOC110528514 gene encoding LHFPL tetraspan subfamily member 3 protein-like isoform X4 produces the protein MLPSQDASKIYHDNYMRNSRAIGVLWAIFTICLAIINVVVFILPYWIGDSVNTPHAGYFGLFHYCVGTGNSNRELTCQGTFAEFSGIPSSAFKAASFFVLLSMVLILGCIACFTLFLFCNTATVYKTCAWMQLLCAVCLLLGCMIFPDGWDAEVVRDMCGEKTGKYTLGNCSVRWAYMLAVVGIMDALILSFLAFVLGNRQNDFQLEEQLKVEQKDFAVSRHLHLGSTLKMDRIEIRETKDPRYGVQLFH
- the LOC110528514 gene encoding LHFPL tetraspan subfamily member 4 protein-like isoform X5; amino-acid sequence: MLPSQDASKIYHDNYMRNSRAIGVLWAIFTICLAIINVVVFILPYWIGDSVNTPHAGYFGLFHYCVGTGNSNRELTCQGTFAEFSGIPSSAFKAASFFVLLSMVLILGCIACFTLFLFCNTATVYKTCAWMQLLCAVCLLLGCMIFPDGWDAEVVRDMCGEKTGKYTLGNCSVRWAYMLAVVGIMDALILSFLAFVLGNRQNDFQLEEQLKVEQKD